Within Dysgonomonas sp. HDW5A, the genomic segment AGTACACCTAAATCAGCAGCAAATATGTGTACTTCTTTTCCTATTGCAGATAATTCGCGTTTTACTTGTTCCAGTTTATCTTCATTTCGGGCAATAAGTACGATATGAGCTCCATTGATTGCAAATATTTTAGCAATCGCTAAGCCAATACCATCACTTCCGCCTGTTATTACAGCATATTTGTCTTTTAAAATTTGTCTATCCATTTTATTTATTGTTATTAAGTCCTCAGAACTGTCTATTGCTTTGGCAAGCAAAACAGCAATAGATTGTTATGCTTTTAAAATGTATCATTAAATAGGTGATTTTACTTATATTACCTCTGTATGATGAGTAGCTGATACAACCTCAAACAATCCTAAAGAGAAACACTCTTGAGTATATTCACTTTTCATATGTAAATCGAGAGATGCCTCGTCTTTAAATATTTCCCAAAGGATAAATTCATCCGGCTGTGCTTTATTTTGAAATATCTTGAAAATTTCGCATCCCGGCTCTTTTACGGTCTCATGTACCAATTGAGAGACTGCAATCTTAAATTGCTCTATTTTATCTGCTTTACATTTCAGAACTACTGTTGATTCTACTTTTCCGCTATCCATTCTTTTTAATTAAATTACATTTTAAGTTTTTTATCGGCAATCATTGCAAATAATTTACAATTGCAAATTAAGGATATATTATTTAGATTTGCAACAATAATTGTAATTAATTTACAAAATGGAAAAGAAGACAGATTTATCCTTTGATTTTGAGTTTCTTGACAAACTGATTGTAGGCATCGGCGAAGTATCGCAGATAACAGGTATTCCTACAAGGCAAATCAGGTATTGGGAAGACAAAGGCATCATTACAAGCCTTACTGAGGAAGAAGGGAAAAACCGCAGATACGATTATAAGAACATCAAAAGAATGCTCTTAATCAAAGAATTGCTTGACGAGGGATACACTCTTGATGCTGCAACAAGCAAAATTCAGAACCGAATGGAAATGATAGAAGAGACTCTTAAGAAACTAAAGAGGTAATATTCAATAAAAATATATCCAAACGGAAAGGCTTTCTTCCATTTAATTCAGTAATTTTGACGACTTAATTAGGATATCATCTTTATTTCAAATACACTATGGATTTTCTTGAACTCGCAAGCAGAAGACAAAGCACCCGCAAATACGATATAAACAGACCTGTAGAGCCTGAGAAAATCGAACGAATTATTGAAGCTGCACGCTTAGCACCTTCCGCATGCAATGCACAGCCGTGGCATTTTGTGGTAGTAAATGAAACCGAATTGATGGATGAAGCTATTGATGCTATTTCAAATCCAGCCGAAGGAGAAACCCAGCCCGTACACTTCGTCATTGTTGATGAACCGGAGTTAAAGAATAAGGTGGCCGATGCTGCATCTGCACGGTTATTAGGGATGAACCACTTTACAAAACAAGCCCCCATACACATTCTTCTTGTTGAAGAAAAAGTCAACCTCAGTTCCGGAATCGGAGGTGTTATTAAAGACAAGCATTTTGCTTATGTCGACATAGGTATTGCTGCTTCTCATATATGCCTTGCTGCCGAAGCCGAGGGATTAGGAAGTTGTATACTGGGCTGGTTTAATGAATCGAAAATTAAAAAACTATTGAATATACCCGATTCGAAAAGGGTAATACTGGATATACTCATAGGCTATCCTGCTCAGGAATTAAGACCTAAGAAACGTAAATCTACGGACGAAATAGTATCATACAATACATATAAGAAATGAAACTTTCTCAAAAGCAAGCAGGGCATATAACTATGTTCTGCGTTGTATCTTTCTTTGCGATCAATATTCCGATCAGCAAATATTTACTTCAAGCAGGATATATCAGCCCATACGGACTAACTATTGCCCGCATGGTATTTGCAACTATTGCTTTTTGGATAGCTTCGCTTTTTGTCACCAAAGAACGTATCGACCGCAA encodes:
- a CDS encoding nitroreductase family protein; translation: MDFLELASRRQSTRKYDINRPVEPEKIERIIEAARLAPSACNAQPWHFVVVNETELMDEAIDAISNPAEGETQPVHFVIVDEPELKNKVADAASARLLGMNHFTKQAPIHILLVEEKVNLSSGIGGVIKDKHFAYVDIGIAASHICLAAEAEGLGSCILGWFNESKIKKLLNIPDSKRVILDILIGYPAQELRPKKRKSTDEIVSYNTYKK
- a CDS encoding MerR family transcriptional regulator, with translation MEKKTDLSFDFEFLDKLIVGIGEVSQITGIPTRQIRYWEDKGIITSLTEEEGKNRRYDYKNIKRMLLIKELLDEGYTLDAATSKIQNRMEMIEETLKKLKR
- a CDS encoding putative quinol monooxygenase — encoded protein: MDSGKVESTVVLKCKADKIEQFKIAVSQLVHETVKEPGCEIFKIFQNKAQPDEFILWEIFKDEASLDLHMKSEYTQECFSLGLFEVVSATHHTEVI